In one Gallaecimonas xiamenensis 3-C-1 genomic region, the following are encoded:
- a CDS encoding bifunctional glycosyltransferase family 2/GtrA family protein, with the protein MTAVQPGKPVILIPAYQPDQTLYQLVLTLRGRGPRYPVLVVNDGSNPNLKPLFDALAEIRGVTVLHHSRNQGKGAALKTGMAWVEEHLAEACPGIVTADADGQHLPKDILALAQRLEAYPNKLWLGVRAFEEGTVPLRSRFGNKLTLKVFALATGQQLTDTQTGLRAIPYRYLAALTALPAKGYEFELDMLLGAKDQGLAIGELAITTVYEPGNPSSHFRPLWDSLRIYSRFLRFAGVGLASAGLDYLLFSALYLVSGEILLALILARLFSALFNFGANRFWVFQSRGSLAREAGRYGALALALVALSYALTKGLYGLGLSPFLGKPLADAVILAVSFLAQRYLVFGREKEA; encoded by the coding sequence GTGACAGCCGTGCAACCTGGCAAACCAGTGATCCTGATCCCCGCCTATCAACCGGACCAGACCCTCTACCAACTGGTGCTGACCTTAAGGGGGCGGGGGCCCCGCTACCCGGTGTTGGTGGTCAACGACGGCTCCAACCCCAACCTCAAACCCCTGTTTGACGCCCTGGCCGAGATCCGGGGGGTGACGGTGCTGCACCACAGCCGCAACCAGGGCAAGGGGGCGGCCCTGAAGACCGGTATGGCCTGGGTGGAAGAACACCTGGCAGAGGCCTGCCCCGGTATTGTCACCGCCGACGCCGACGGCCAGCACCTGCCCAAGGACATCCTGGCCCTGGCCCAGCGGCTGGAAGCCTACCCCAACAAACTGTGGCTGGGGGTCAGGGCCTTTGAGGAAGGAACGGTCCCCCTGCGCTCGCGCTTTGGCAACAAACTGACCCTCAAGGTGTTCGCCCTGGCCACCGGCCAGCAGCTGACCGACACCCAGACCGGCTTGCGGGCCATCCCCTACCGCTACCTGGCAGCCCTGACGGCGTTGCCGGCCAAGGGCTACGAGTTCGAACTGGACATGCTGCTGGGTGCAAAGGACCAGGGCCTGGCCATAGGGGAGCTGGCCATCACCACCGTCTATGAACCCGGCAACCCCAGCAGCCATTTTCGCCCGCTCTGGGATTCCCTGCGGATCTACAGCCGCTTCCTGCGCTTTGCCGGTGTGGGCCTGGCCTCGGCTGGCCTGGATTACCTGCTTTTCAGTGCCCTTTACCTGGTCAGCGGTGAGATCTTGCTGGCCTTGATACTGGCCCGGCTGTTCTCGGCGCTTTTCAACTTCGGCGCCAACCGCTTCTGGGTTTTTCAAAGCCGGGGCAGCCTGGCCAGGGAAGCGGGCCGCTACGGCGCCCTGGCCCTGGCCCTGGTGGCCTTGAGCTACGCCCTCACCAAGGGGCTCTATGGCCTGGGCCTGTCGCCCTTCCTGGGTAAACCCCTGGCAGACGCGGTGATACTGGCGGTGAGCTTCCTGGCCCAGCGCTACCTGGTATTTGGCCGGGAAAAAGAGGCATGA
- a CDS encoding TonB-dependent receptor domain-containing protein, which yields MSLSCLLILAAASQEPEHIEVLGSRLGAAPPSTANASPAPGPWLDNGDWLKGMPGLQVDSRANLAQDTRLVVRGFGARSSFGVRGLRLELDGIPLSSADGQGQLSALQTSAVAEASLIKGPLAALYGNASGGVLRFRSQQVAENGASLSAMAGDDGQRRLGASGQWHGKDSWLRLDGQHLALDGFRPHGQASRNQWRLAGGSGDFWAFSQQSVEPRLEDPQSLTLAQWQADPKQGSAAALRFDTHKSVRDRLSGLGWQGGDWAASAWLGRRQVVQYLPFVGDSSAGGIVDLDRQSQGVRLEWRPQWQGLAWTLGSEYQRQQDDRLGFANRFGQQGELRRDDTGTVRSLDNYLIAEAGGLTAGLRHSQSRVQVADRFGSDDSGAGRFGQWAWALGYRQPLAEGLDGFVSLGQGFETPTLTEMAYSLDGGGFNRDLDSSRHRQGELGLAYEGGPWRGTLTAFAIDSRRELVVVQSDNGRTVYGNGQDSRRRGLEGALSRQWGDWQWSMAATWLDARFDDGRRVAGVARLDMRQSLRWQLDGQQALVLAWQHRSRTPANDDNSQYVPGGNRWDLGWQGQWGPVQLWARLDNLLDKDLAGAVVVNQSAGRYVEPLPGRQGSVGFGWAF from the coding sequence ATGAGCCTGAGTTGCCTGCTGATCCTGGCTGCCGCCAGCCAGGAGCCGGAGCATATCGAAGTGCTGGGGAGCCGCCTGGGAGCGGCGCCCCCTTCCACCGCCAATGCCAGCCCAGCCCCTGGGCCCTGGCTCGACAACGGCGATTGGCTCAAGGGTATGCCGGGCCTGCAGGTGGACAGCCGCGCCAACCTGGCCCAGGACACCCGCCTGGTGGTGCGGGGCTTTGGCGCCCGCTCCAGCTTTGGGGTCAGGGGGCTGCGCCTGGAGCTGGACGGTATTCCCCTGTCCAGCGCCGACGGCCAAGGCCAGCTGTCGGCCCTACAGACTTCTGCGGTTGCCGAAGCCAGCCTGATCAAAGGGCCCCTGGCGGCCCTGTATGGCAATGCCAGCGGCGGGGTACTGCGTTTTCGCAGCCAGCAGGTGGCAGAAAATGGTGCCAGCCTGTCGGCCATGGCCGGCGATGACGGCCAGCGCCGCCTGGGTGCCAGCGGTCAGTGGCATGGCAAAGACAGCTGGCTGCGCCTGGATGGCCAGCATCTGGCGCTGGATGGCTTTCGCCCCCACGGCCAGGCCAGCCGCAACCAGTGGCGCCTGGCCGGCGGCAGCGGCGATTTCTGGGCCTTCAGCCAACAGAGTGTCGAGCCGCGCCTGGAAGATCCCCAATCCCTGACCCTGGCCCAATGGCAGGCCGACCCAAAACAGGGCAGCGCCGCCGCCTTGCGCTTCGATACCCACAAAAGTGTTCGTGACCGCCTCAGCGGCCTTGGCTGGCAAGGGGGGGATTGGGCAGCATCGGCCTGGTTGGGGCGGCGCCAGGTGGTGCAGTACCTGCCCTTTGTGGGGGACAGCAGCGCCGGTGGCATTGTCGATTTGGACCGGCAAAGCCAGGGCGTCCGCCTGGAATGGCGCCCCCAGTGGCAGGGCCTGGCCTGGACCCTGGGCAGCGAGTACCAGCGCCAGCAAGATGATCGCCTGGGCTTTGCCAACCGTTTTGGCCAGCAAGGGGAGCTGCGCCGGGACGACACCGGTACGGTGCGCAGCCTGGACAACTACCTGATTGCCGAGGCCGGGGGCCTGACTGCCGGCCTTCGCCACAGCCAGAGCCGGGTCCAGGTGGCGGATCGTTTTGGCAGCGATGACAGCGGTGCGGGGCGTTTCGGGCAATGGGCCTGGGCCCTGGGTTACCGCCAGCCCCTGGCCGAAGGGCTGGACGGCTTTGTCAGCCTGGGCCAGGGCTTTGAAACCCCCACCCTGACTGAGATGGCTTATTCCCTGGACGGGGGCGGCTTTAACCGGGACCTGGACAGCAGCCGCCACCGCCAAGGCGAGCTGGGCCTTGCCTATGAGGGTGGGCCCTGGCGGGGCACCCTGACCGCCTTTGCCATCGACAGCCGCCGCGAACTGGTGGTGGTGCAAAGCGACAATGGCCGCACCGTCTACGGCAACGGCCAGGACAGCCGCCGCCGGGGCCTGGAAGGGGCCCTTTCCCGCCAATGGGGGGATTGGCAATGGTCAATGGCCGCCACTTGGCTCGATGCCCGTTTCGACGACGGCCGCCGGGTCGCCGGGGTGGCCAGGTTGGACATGCGCCAATCCCTGCGTTGGCAACTGGACGGGCAACAGGCCCTGGTGCTGGCTTGGCAGCACCGCAGCCGTACCCCGGCCAACGACGACAACAGCCAATACGTACCGGGGGGCAATCGCTGGGATCTGGGCTGGCAGGGGCAATGGGGGCCGGTGCAGCTTTGGGCCAGGCTGGACAACCTTTTGGATAAGGACCTGGCCGGGGCCGTGGTGGTCAACCAAAGCGCCGGGCGCTATGTGGAGCCCTTGCCGGGGCGGCAGGGCTCAGTGGGTTTTGGTTGGGCCTTTTAG
- a CDS encoding glutathione S-transferase, producing the protein MLTLHHLELSRSTRVLWLLEALALPYELKTYRRDPKTYQAPAELKAVHPLGKSPVLTDGDTLVAESAAIIEYLLDNYGQGQLRPTQGQALLDYRYWLHYAEGSLMPLLLMKLVFARIPKGPMPFFIRPIAKGLMAKVQQKFLAPQLHTHLAYIDGYLADNTWFAGDFSAADIQMSFPLEAASTRIEINQYRNIQAFIERCRQNPHYQQAIVKGGPVVIGAN; encoded by the coding sequence ATGCTAACCCTTCACCACCTGGAACTGTCCCGCTCCACCCGGGTCTTGTGGCTGCTCGAAGCCCTGGCCCTACCCTATGAGCTGAAAACCTACCGGCGCGACCCCAAGACCTACCAGGCCCCGGCCGAACTCAAGGCGGTACATCCCCTGGGCAAGTCGCCGGTGCTGACCGACGGCGATACCCTGGTGGCCGAGTCCGCCGCCATCATCGAATACCTGCTGGATAACTACGGCCAAGGCCAACTGCGCCCCACCCAGGGCCAGGCCCTGCTGGATTACCGTTACTGGCTGCACTATGCCGAAGGCTCCCTGATGCCGCTGCTGCTGATGAAGCTGGTCTTTGCCAGGATCCCCAAGGGCCCCATGCCCTTTTTCATCCGCCCCATCGCCAAGGGCCTTATGGCCAAAGTGCAGCAAAAATTCCTGGCGCCCCAGCTCCATACCCACCTGGCCTACATAGACGGTTACCTGGCCGACAACACCTGGTTTGCCGGGGATTTTTCCGCCGCCGACATCCAGATGAGCTTCCCCCTTGAAGCCGCCAGCACCCGGATCGAAATAAATCAATACCGCAATATTCAAGCTTTTATTGAACGCTGTCGCCAGAACCCGCATTATCAGCAGGCCATAGTGAAAGGTGGCCCTGTTGTGATCGGGGCTAACTAG
- a CDS encoding LysR family transcriptional regulator: MDIKALRYFYQVARLGSFTQAAQLLGVAQPAVSMAVRKLEDSLALSLFHRQDRRVNLTDEGRRLLPHAERILKALSDAELEMEELKGLSTGEVRVGIPSMLGSYYFPPILMAFRNRYPNLNLSVIEGGTWQLRQMLEAGELDLAVIVSEFLPPELEARVFLTEEMLVTVAKDHPFAALAAVDTQAFFDQELVMFQEGYFHRKIVDRLAKEAGRRPNIVFQTNLIPLIKSIVRQGFGISTLLRMAVADEPELVSVPFKDPLWLQLSIAWRKDSYLSRANSAFVDFLLEAS; this comes from the coding sequence ATGGATATCAAAGCCCTGCGCTATTTCTACCAGGTGGCCCGGCTGGGCAGCTTCACCCAGGCCGCCCAGCTGCTGGGGGTGGCCCAGCCGGCGGTGAGCATGGCGGTGCGCAAACTCGAAGACAGCCTGGCCCTGAGCCTGTTTCACCGCCAGGACCGCAGGGTCAACCTCACCGATGAAGGCCGCCGGCTGCTGCCCCATGCCGAGCGTATTTTAAAGGCCCTGAGCGACGCCGAGCTGGAGATGGAAGAGCTCAAGGGGCTTAGCACCGGGGAGGTGCGGGTGGGTATTCCGTCCATGCTGGGGTCTTACTATTTCCCGCCTATCCTGATGGCCTTTCGCAACCGCTACCCCAACCTCAACCTGTCGGTGATTGAAGGGGGCACCTGGCAGCTGCGCCAGATGCTGGAAGCCGGGGAGTTGGACCTGGCGGTGATCGTCTCGGAGTTCTTGCCCCCGGAACTGGAGGCCAGGGTGTTTCTCACCGAGGAAATGCTGGTGACGGTAGCCAAGGATCACCCCTTTGCTGCCCTGGCCGCCGTGGACACCCAGGCCTTTTTCGACCAGGAGCTGGTGATGTTCCAGGAAGGCTATTTTCACCGCAAGATAGTGGACCGCCTGGCCAAAGAGGCCGGACGGCGGCCCAATATCGTCTTCCAGACCAACCTCATCCCCCTGATCAAATCCATAGTGCGCCAGGGCTTTGGCATATCCACCCTGCTGCGCATGGCGGTGGCGGACGAACCCGAGCTGGTGTCGGTGCCCTTCAAGGACCCGTTGTGGCTACAGCTGTCCATTGCCTGGCGCAAGGACAGCTACCTGTCCCGGGCTAACAGCGCCTTTGTGGATTTCCTGTTGGAAGCGTCCTGA
- a CDS encoding carbohydrate porin: protein MKRSLVAASALWLLTGYAAQAADFAKDNYLFGDWGGTRTKLHDEGIDVSLSYGFQTGGNLSGGQRHATSYADQTVLALDYDLDKLLGLSGGSFRFSLTNRGGQAQNINNKAEIGQLMQSLEVYGRGRVTRISEFYYQQDLLDGDLRLKLGRMNVGAEFGSFQCEFAYLGFCGSQPGNFNSTIYNWPISQWAAVARYNLNEEWYLKGGVYQMNPSWLENEQRLNFGNPHGTVGMTLPVELGWTPKLNGLDGTYKLGYWYDTAGGNDLYFNSDDGVLLVDGGTPRQKDHKGGAYLVAEQQLTSVGGDSSRGLSLFATATFNDRDLTTVDRSLALGLTYKGPFAARAQDQWGLAVKYLHVSDRLSDGQRALALALNSEVPVQDSETVVASYYKFQVTPYLAVRPELQYIHNPGGLSENDNAWVAVLKGDIAF, encoded by the coding sequence ATGAAAAGATCCCTGGTCGCTGCCTCTGCCTTGTGGCTGCTGACCGGTTATGCAGCCCAAGCCGCCGATTTTGCCAAAGACAACTACCTCTTTGGGGACTGGGGCGGCACCCGCACTAAATTGCATGATGAGGGCATCGACGTCAGCTTGAGCTACGGCTTTCAAACCGGTGGCAACCTCAGCGGCGGCCAGCGCCACGCTACCAGCTATGCCGACCAAACGGTACTGGCCCTGGACTATGACCTGGACAAGTTGCTGGGCCTGTCCGGCGGCAGCTTCCGCTTCTCCCTGACCAACAGGGGCGGCCAGGCGCAGAACATCAACAACAAAGCCGAAATCGGCCAGCTGATGCAGTCACTGGAAGTCTACGGCCGTGGCCGCGTAACCCGTATCTCCGAATTTTACTACCAGCAGGACCTGCTGGACGGCGACCTGCGCCTGAAGCTGGGCCGCATGAATGTGGGCGCCGAATTCGGCAGCTTCCAGTGCGAGTTTGCCTACCTGGGTTTCTGCGGTTCCCAGCCCGGTAACTTCAACAGCACCATCTACAACTGGCCCATCAGCCAGTGGGCCGCCGTGGCCAGGTACAACCTCAATGAGGAGTGGTACCTCAAGGGCGGTGTTTACCAGATGAATCCCAGCTGGCTGGAAAACGAGCAGCGCCTCAACTTCGGCAACCCTCACGGCACCGTCGGCATGACGCTGCCTGTGGAGTTGGGCTGGACCCCCAAGCTCAACGGCCTGGACGGTACCTATAAGCTGGGTTACTGGTACGACACTGCCGGTGGCAACGACCTTTATTTCAACAGCGACGACGGCGTGCTGCTGGTGGACGGCGGTACCCCACGCCAAAAAGATCACAAAGGCGGCGCCTACTTGGTGGCCGAGCAGCAGCTGACCTCAGTGGGCGGTGATAGCAGCCGTGGCCTGAGCCTTTTTGCCACCGCCACCTTCAACGACCGTGACCTGACCACAGTTGACCGCTCACTGGCCCTCGGCCTGACCTACAAGGGCCCCTTCGCGGCCCGTGCCCAGGACCAATGGGGCCTGGCGGTCAAGTACCTGCATGTGAGCGATCGCCTTAGCGATGGCCAGCGCGCCCTGGCCCTGGCTCTGAACAGCGAGGTACCGGTGCAGGACAGCGAAACTGTGGTAGCCAGCTACTACAAGTTCCAGGTCACCCCCTACCTGGCGGTGCGCCCCGAACTGCAATACATCCACAACCCCGGCGGTTTGAGTGAAAACGACAACGCCTGGGTGGCGGTCCTTAAAGGTGACATCGCCTTCTGA
- a CDS encoding MmcQ/YjbR family DNA-binding protein produces MDSKALRQYLLSKPEAVEDFPFGPEIAVYKVRGKMFALTGHFLGGEAVNLKCDPHQAMALRDIFSAVKPAYHMNKLHWNTVLLDGSLPQGELQQQVDASFALVVAGLKKKERDAFKAKYAL; encoded by the coding sequence ATGGATAGCAAAGCCCTTCGCCAGTACCTGCTCAGTAAACCCGAAGCGGTGGAAGACTTCCCCTTCGGCCCGGAGATCGCCGTCTATAAGGTGCGGGGCAAGATGTTCGCCCTGACCGGCCATTTCCTGGGCGGCGAGGCGGTCAACCTCAAATGCGACCCGCACCAGGCCATGGCTCTTAGGGACATCTTCAGCGCCGTCAAACCGGCCTACCACATGAATAAATTGCACTGGAACACGGTGCTGCTGGACGGCAGCCTGCCCCAGGGGGAGCTGCAGCAACAGGTGGACGCCTCCTTTGCCCTGGTAGTGGCGGGGTTAAAGAAAAAAGAGCGGGACGCCTTCAAGGCCAAATACGCTTTGTAA
- a CDS encoding TlpA family protein disulfide reductase — translation MVIWQRLLTALCLLCSAAALAQDNAYQHIPLKRFTDQAPVTLASLPQGKPIYLKFWASWCKPCMEQMPHFEHAYQRYKDKVNVLALNININESKEAIDKVVEHYGLHIPIWLDNEGALGVALGLVGTPYHVLINAQGQVVYTTHEADAELDRQLELLAEGKAQPPLASTGLDDTQANQQLAPWLQGEKLLFFTATWCDWYLADTRPAMAQRCTKVQKGLNDLTAALPNRPWQILVNHLWTDQAAVDEFREKFQLRQPIQIDELGLLFNHFAIRDIPTLLWVKDGQVLARITDFDDQAALVKQLSATKPAFLPVDKAFTLSSQRDGDQLVVTWKIADGYYLYQDQLQLSAGGKPLPISYPKAISHQDPYFGTSRIYRQQLRLKVPLAQGQQLKVRFRGCADAGLCYPPTSRTLP, via the coding sequence ATGGTAATTTGGCAACGCCTCCTGACCGCCCTCTGCCTGCTGTGCAGTGCAGCAGCCCTGGCGCAGGACAATGCTTACCAGCATATCCCCCTCAAACGCTTCACCGACCAGGCCCCCGTGACCCTGGCCAGCCTGCCCCAAGGCAAGCCCATCTACCTGAAATTCTGGGCCAGCTGGTGCAAGCCCTGCATGGAGCAGATGCCCCACTTCGAGCACGCCTACCAGCGCTACAAGGACAAGGTCAACGTGCTGGCCCTGAACATCAACATCAACGAGTCCAAGGAAGCCATCGATAAGGTGGTGGAGCACTACGGCCTGCATATCCCCATCTGGCTGGACAACGAAGGGGCCCTCGGGGTTGCCCTTGGCCTGGTAGGCACTCCCTACCACGTGCTGATCAATGCCCAGGGCCAGGTGGTCTACACCACCCATGAGGCGGACGCCGAGCTGGACCGCCAGCTGGAACTGCTGGCCGAAGGCAAGGCCCAGCCGCCCCTGGCTTCCACCGGCCTTGACGACACCCAGGCCAACCAGCAGCTGGCGCCCTGGCTGCAAGGGGAAAAACTGCTGTTCTTCACCGCCACCTGGTGTGACTGGTACCTGGCAGACACCCGCCCGGCCATGGCCCAGCGCTGCACCAAGGTGCAAAAAGGGCTCAACGACCTGACCGCCGCCCTGCCCAACCGCCCCTGGCAAATCCTGGTCAACCACCTGTGGACCGATCAGGCCGCCGTGGACGAATTCCGGGAAAAATTCCAGCTGCGCCAGCCGATCCAGATCGATGAACTGGGTCTGCTGTTCAACCACTTTGCCATCCGCGACATCCCCACCCTGCTATGGGTCAAGGACGGCCAGGTGCTGGCCCGGATCACCGACTTTGACGACCAGGCCGCCCTGGTCAAGCAGCTCAGCGCCACCAAGCCGGCCTTTTTGCCGGTGGACAAGGCCTTTACCCTGAGCAGCCAGCGCGACGGTGACCAACTGGTGGTGACCTGGAAAATCGCCGACGGCTACTACCTCTACCAGGACCAGCTGCAACTGAGCGCCGGCGGCAAGCCGCTGCCCATCAGCTATCCCAAGGCCATCAGCCACCAGGATCCCTACTTCGGCACCAGCCGCATCTACCGCCAGCAGCTGCGCCTGAAGGTGCCCCTGGCCCAGGGCCAGCAGCTGAAGGTGCGGTTCAGGGGCTGCGCCGACGCCGGCCTCTGTTACCCCCCCACCAGCCGCACCCTGCCCTGA
- a CDS encoding PLP-dependent aminotransferase family protein gives MDPIFGLQLRVDRQGQEPLRVQLQRQLSHAIFEGRLKAGTLLPPSRQLAALLGVSRNTVMQVYEQLASEGLLLSKPGSGTEVRDLALPASQEPGRPDAGRWLKGLWHDLTLFAPPERALPYDFALGAADLSLFPFDHWRRCQVRALRQFETQGLDMDWAGYPPLRALIASFVSQSRAVSCNPGQVLVCSGAQQGFSLIGSALIEPGKTLVAMESPGYPMARRAFLAAGARVVEVPVDAEGLMVDALPGGVDLVYVTPSHQFPTTVAMSASRRLALLQQARARDFLIIEDDYDAEFQLGGQPIDALQTLDKDGRVLYVGTFSKCMFGDLRLGFVIVPDWLVQPLVLARQAADLHSPLVAQAALAEFIRQGALRRHVRAMGKQYRAKHQEVCQALAGCPWLVPVPLLAGVHMALLADEALDLEALVIRARALGVNVSHSGPFGLAAGTRPRHLLLGLGPIALEDIAPAMARLNAAVAEQIKA, from the coding sequence ATGGATCCAATTTTCGGCCTGCAATTGCGGGTGGACCGCCAGGGGCAAGAACCGCTGCGGGTGCAGCTGCAACGCCAGCTCAGCCACGCCATCTTCGAGGGTCGCCTCAAGGCCGGCACCCTGCTGCCCCCCAGCCGCCAGTTGGCGGCGCTGTTGGGGGTGTCGCGCAATACCGTGATGCAGGTCTACGAGCAGTTGGCCAGTGAGGGACTGCTGCTCAGCAAGCCCGGCAGCGGTACCGAGGTCCGGGACTTGGCCCTGCCCGCCAGCCAGGAACCGGGACGCCCCGACGCCGGCCGTTGGCTCAAGGGCCTGTGGCATGATCTGACCCTGTTTGCGCCCCCCGAGCGGGCCCTTCCCTACGATTTTGCCCTGGGGGCGGCGGATCTGTCCCTGTTTCCCTTCGACCACTGGCGCCGGTGCCAGGTCAGGGCCCTGCGCCAATTCGAAACCCAGGGCCTGGACATGGACTGGGCCGGCTACCCGCCCCTGAGGGCCCTAATTGCCTCTTTCGTGTCCCAGTCCAGGGCGGTGTCCTGCAACCCGGGCCAGGTGCTGGTGTGCAGCGGCGCCCAGCAGGGCTTTAGCCTGATTGGCTCTGCCCTTATCGAACCGGGCAAGACCCTGGTGGCCATGGAGTCTCCCGGTTACCCCATGGCCCGCCGTGCCTTCTTGGCGGCCGGGGCCAGGGTGGTGGAGGTGCCGGTGGACGCGGAAGGGCTGATGGTGGACGCCCTGCCCGGCGGGGTGGACCTGGTCTACGTGACCCCGTCCCACCAGTTCCCCACTACGGTGGCCATGTCGGCCAGCCGGCGCCTGGCTTTGCTGCAACAGGCCAGGGCCCGGGACTTTTTGATCATCGAAGACGACTACGACGCCGAGTTCCAGCTGGGGGGCCAGCCCATCGACGCCTTGCAGACCCTGGATAAGGACGGCCGGGTGCTGTACGTGGGCACCTTTTCCAAATGCATGTTCGGGGACTTGCGCCTGGGCTTTGTGATAGTGCCGGACTGGCTGGTCCAGCCCCTGGTACTGGCCCGCCAGGCGGCGGATCTGCACAGCCCGCTGGTAGCCCAGGCCGCCCTGGCCGAATTTATCCGCCAGGGGGCCCTTAGGCGCCACGTCAGGGCCATGGGCAAGCAGTACCGGGCCAAGCACCAGGAGGTGTGCCAGGCCCTGGCCGGTTGCCCCTGGCTGGTCCCGGTGCCGCTGCTGGCCGGGGTCCATATGGCGCTGCTGGCCGATGAGGCGCTGGATCTAGAGGCATTGGTGATCCGGGCCAGGGCGCTGGGGGTCAATGTCAGCCACAGCGGCCCCTTCGGCCTGGCGGCCGGTACCCGGCCCCGGCATTTGCTGCTGGGGCTGGGGCCCATAGCACTAGAGGACATAGCCCCGGCCATGGCCAGGCTCAACGCCGCCGTAGCCGAGCAAATCAAGGCATAA
- a CDS encoding alpha-glucosidase family protein: MSQAPWWRGAVIYQIYPRSFSDTNGDGVGDLPGIIDRLDYIQSLGVDAIWVSPFFKSPMADFGYDIADYRDVDPLFGQLADFDRLLAGAHERGIKVMIDQVLSHTSVDHDWFKESRESRDNPKADWYVWADAQEDGTPPNNWMSLFGGVAWQWEPRRGQYYLHNFLSSQPDLNFHNPAVQQATLDNVKFWLDKGVDGFRLDAINFCFHDQALRDNPAKPKEKRLGRGFSADNPYAFQYHYYNNTRPENLPFLEELRALVDNYPGATTLGEISSEDSLATTAEYTEVGRLHMGYSFELLVNDFSAAYIRTTVQNLEAKMTVGWPCWAISNHDVPRAISRWGGEAPPAHMAKMLSAMVCSLRGSVCIYQGEELGLDEAQVAFDDLQDPYGKTFWPEFKGRDGCRTPMPWTDGEHGGFSSAKPWLPVPDSHKQKAVAHQDQDSDSILNGFRRFLAWRKQFEALVQGSIQFWDTAEPVLAFERQWQGQTLLVAFNLSGKDHTLALDGHWQALDGHGLVAGSLQGGSLALPPYGSFFALKG, encoded by the coding sequence ATGAGTCAAGCACCTTGGTGGCGCGGCGCCGTCATTTACCAGATTTATCCCCGCAGTTTCAGCGACACCAACGGTGACGGCGTGGGGGATCTGCCCGGCATCATCGACCGCCTGGACTATATCCAGTCCCTGGGGGTGGATGCCATCTGGGTTTCCCCCTTCTTCAAATCCCCCATGGCCGACTTCGGTTACGACATCGCCGACTACCGGGACGTGGACCCGCTGTTCGGGCAGCTGGCCGACTTCGACCGGCTACTGGCCGGTGCCCACGAGCGCGGCATCAAGGTGATGATTGACCAGGTGCTGTCCCACACCTCGGTAGACCACGACTGGTTCAAGGAAAGCCGCGAAAGCCGCGACAACCCCAAGGCCGACTGGTATGTCTGGGCCGACGCCCAGGAAGATGGCACCCCCCCCAACAACTGGATGAGCCTGTTCGGCGGCGTGGCCTGGCAATGGGAACCGCGCCGCGGCCAGTACTACCTGCACAACTTTTTGTCGTCCCAGCCGGACCTGAACTTCCATAACCCGGCGGTGCAACAGGCCACTTTGGACAACGTTAAGTTCTGGCTGGACAAGGGCGTGGACGGCTTCCGCCTGGACGCCATCAATTTCTGCTTCCACGACCAGGCGCTGCGGGACAACCCGGCCAAACCCAAGGAAAAGCGCCTGGGGCGTGGCTTCAGTGCCGACAACCCCTACGCCTTCCAGTACCACTATTACAACAACACCAGGCCAGAGAACCTGCCCTTCCTGGAAGAGCTACGGGCCCTGGTGGACAACTACCCCGGCGCCACCACCCTGGGTGAGATCTCCTCGGAAGACTCCCTGGCCACCACCGCCGAATACACCGAAGTGGGCCGCCTGCACATGGGCTACAGCTTCGAGCTGCTGGTCAACGACTTCTCGGCCGCCTATATCCGCACCACGGTGCAGAACCTGGAAGCCAAGATGACGGTGGGCTGGCCCTGCTGGGCCATCTCCAACCATGATGTGCCCCGGGCCATCAGCCGCTGGGGCGGTGAAGCGCCGCCGGCCCACATGGCCAAGATGCTCAGCGCCATGGTCTGCTCCCTGCGCGGCTCGGTCTGCATCTACCAAGGTGAAGAGCTGGGCCTGGACGAAGCCCAGGTGGCCTTCGACGACCTGCAAGACCCCTACGGCAAGACCTTCTGGCCCGAATTCAAAGGCCGCGACGGCTGCCGCACCCCCATGCCCTGGACCGACGGCGAACACGGCGGCTTCAGCAGTGCCAAGCCCTGGCTGCCGGTACCGGACAGCCACAAGCAAAAGGCGGTGGCCCACCAGGACCAGGACAGCGATTCCATCCTCAACGGCTTTCGCCGCTTCCTGGCCTGGCGCAAGCAGTTCGAGGCCCTGGTACAGGGCAGCATCCAGTTCTGGGATACCGCCGAGCCGGTGCTGGCCTTTGAGCGCCAATGGCAGGGCCAGACCCTGCTGGTGGCCTTCAACCTGTCCGGAAAAGACCACACCCTGGCTCTGGACGGCCACTGGCAAGCCCTGGACGGCCACGGCCTGGTGGCAGGCAGCCTCCAAGGCGGCAGCCTGGCCCTGCCCCCCTACGGCAGCTTCTTCGCCCTTAAGGGCTGA